The genomic DNA AGCGCCAACGTCAGGACGTAAGGTGCTGCAAAGAAAAGGTAGTAGCCCTCGGTCACGCCGACGGACTGCAGCGCCGGGCCAAGCGCCCCGGCCCCGCCGAACAGCAGCGCCGCCCAGAAGCAGTTGATCGGGTTCCAGCGGGCAAAGATGACCAGTGCGATGGCCATCAGGCCCTGCCCCGAGGACACGCCTTCGGTCCAGCTGCCGGGATAGTAAAGCGACAGGTAGGCCCCGCCGACACCCGCCAGCGCACCGCCAGCGGCGGTGGACAGCAGGCGTACACGGTCGGGGTCAAGGCCCATGGCGCGGGCCGCATCCGTGCTGTCGCCCACGACACGCACGATCAGACCGACGCGGGTGGATTTGAACATCCATGCCATCGCGACCGCCAGCAGGCCGCCCGCGATGAACAGCACGTTCACCTGCAAGGCCGCCTGCACCTGCGGCACGGACGACCACCAGCCCAGCGGGATCGCGGGCAGGTCCGGCGCCTGCGGCTGGATGTAGGGTTTCCCGAAAAAGAATGCGAGGCCCATGCCGAAGAGCATCATGGCGATGCCAACAGCGATGTCGTTCACGCCCTTGAACTTGCAGATCCAGCCGTGCAGCAGACCGAAACAGGCGCCCGCCAGCGCCGCCGCCAGCACACCCACGAAGGGATTGCCGCTTTGGTAGGCGATGGCGTAGCCGCTCATCGCGCCAAAGACGAGGGTGCCTTCCAGCCCCAGATTGATGCGGCCCGACCGCTCTGTCAGGCATTCGCCCAGAGAGACGAAGATGAACGGCGTCGAGACGCGGATCGCGCCGCCAAGGATGGCCAGCGGCACGCCCCACAGACCGATATCGACGGGGTCCATCAGCGGCCCTCCCAGTAGGCGGCGGTGAAAAGGCGCAGGTGACCGTACAGCGCCTCGCTCAGCAGGATGATGATAAAGACCATGCCTTCGAAGACGAGGATCGTCGCGTCGGGCAGATCCATGCGACGCTGGATCAACCCGCTGGACGCCTCGAACCCGGCCAGCAGGACGGCGACGGGCAGGATCGCCAGCGGATTGTGCCGTGCGAGGAAGGCCACGAGGATTCCCGTGTAGCCGTAACCCGCGATCAGCGAGGCGTTGGCCGACCCGTGCACCGCGGCGACCTCGTAATATCCGGCCAGCCCGGCGAAGGCCCCGCCAAGGGCCGTGAAACCGATGACCAGCTTGCCCACGGGCAGGCCCTGCACCTGTGCCGCGCGGACGTTGTCGCCGGCGATGCGGGCGGCAAAACCCAGCGTCGTCCGCTCGATCAGGATCCAGCTAAACACGCAGGCCAGCACGCCGGCCAGGACACCCCAATGCGCGCCCAGAAACGGCATGTCGCCGACCTTCAGCGCATCGACAAGAGGTGCAGTCGAGGGCTTGTTCAGCGACGCGGGATCGCGGAACGGCCCTTCGACGAAATGGTTCAACAGAGCGATGGCGATATAGGCCATCAGAAGCGAGGAGATGGTCTCGTTCACGCCGCGCTTGATCCGCAGGGCACCGACCGTCCCGATCCACAGACCGCCCATCGCCATGCCCGCCAGCGCCATCGCGATCATGCCGGGGGCTGCGGACCAGCCTGCGACCGCCGTGCCGGTGACCGCTGCCGCAAGCCCGCCCAGCACGATCGCGCCTTCGCCGCCGATCACGACAAGACCCAACCGCGCAGGCAAGGCTACGCACAAGGCAGCCAGCACCAGCGGCGACACCCGCGACAGCGTGTTCTGCCACGAGAAGGCCGAAGAAAACCCGGCCTTCCACACCAATCCAAAGAACTCTGCCGGGGACTTGCCGACCAGCAGCAGGAACAGGCTGAAGGCCGCGAACCCGGCTGCAAGCGCACCAAGGGGGATCGCGACCCCCTCGGCGCGCGGCATGACCCTTGAAAGGACCCGTGCCGCGGGACTGCCAGACGCAGCCGTCGCAGGTCCTGACATGCTCATCTTAGCTGGTCGATCCCAGGACGCCGTCGACAAGGTAATCCATGCTTTCCAGTGCCACGTCGGTTTCCACCAGCTCCGTGCCCCCCGACACGATTTCCTTGCCCGCGTTGTCCATCAGCGGGCCTTTATAGACGGCAAAGCCGCCGGCCATGATCTCGGCTTTCACGGCCTCGAATTGTGCGCGCGCGGCGTCAGAGTTGGCAGGGCCCAGCGGGCTCATTTTGACGAACCCGTCGGCCAGGCCGCCGCGCACGAAGTTGGGGATCGTCTCGCCGGCCATCGTCTTGGCGACCATGTCGGTATAGACGCTGGCCCAGTTCCATTCGGCACCGGTCAGATACAGATCACCGGCCAGCGCGCTTTGATCCGCGTGATAGCCGCAGACGAAGGCTCCGCGCGCGGCAGCCGTCTCGCAGACGACCTTGGGGCCGTCGACGTGGCAGGTGATGACGTCGCAGCCCTGATCGGCCAGCGCGTTGGTGGCCTCTGCCTCCTTCACCGCCAGCGACCATTCACCGGTAAAGATCACCTGACAGGTGATGGTCGGATCGACGGCGCGCGCGCCCAGCAGGAAAGAGTTGATGTTGTTGAGCACCTGCGGGATCGGCTTGGCCGCGACAAAACCGATCTTCTTGGACTTGCTGGCATGACCGGCGGCGATGCCGTTCAGGTATTGCCCCATGCCGATATAGCCAAAGTAGGACCCTGCGTTGGTCGGGTTGCCTTCGGTCCACAGACCGCCGCAATGCTCGAACCGGATGTCGGGATATTTCGGTGCCAGTTCAATGATATGCGGGTTGAAATAGCCAAAGGACGTCGGGAACAGCAGCGACGCGCCGTCGAAGTTGATCATCGATTCCATCGTGTTCTGCACGTCCTGGCTTTCGGGGACGTTCTCCTCCTCGAGCACGGTGACGCCGTCCATCGCCTTGACGGCGGCGGCGCCCTCTGCATGAGCCTGGTTGTAGCCGAAGTCGTCCTTGGGCCCGACGTAGATGAAGCCCACGGTCAGGGCCTCCTGCGCCATGGCGGGCCGGGCAAAACCGCTGAGCGCCATGGCACCGAGGGCGGCGGCACTGGTGCCCAGAAAGCGGCGGCGATTCAGGGGGGTCATCTTGGGCATGTCGTCGCTCCATGTTGATCGGACGCCGGGCGCGGCGGCCGTTAATATATATGAATCGCAGACTATGAGAGTTCAGCGCTGTTTACGTCTGCTTAATATTCGCCAAAGCGGTGCAAAAAATGCAGCGCTCTTCCTATTACCGGTTTCAGGCCAGCGACAGGCGATCAAGCGCCCGCGTCAGGCGCTGGGCAAACCGGGCAGAGGCAACCGGCAGCGTGCGCCCGCGCTGCTGCCCCAGCAGCAGATTGCCCGCAGGCACATCCCGTGTCGAAAGCGGCCGCGAGACGATCCTGTCATCGGGGGCCAGCTGCAAGCCGATGGGAATTTGAAACGACACCGCATTTTCGTGCAAAACATAGTGCCGCATGAAATCGAAGCTGTCGCTTTCCACGCTGGGGCGCAGCGGGCGCGTGCCACGGGCCGCCGCCACCTCCATCAGGGCGCGCACGCCGTAGGCGCTGCTGGGCAGGATATGGGGCTGGTCAAGACAATCGCGCAGCCGCACGTCTGACTGTGCCGCAAGCGGATTGTCGCGGCGCATGATGGCATGAATGACCTGCGGGCAATGGGCAATGACCTCGAAATCCACCAGATGCACCGGCTCGAAGACCAGCGCGAGGTCGCTGTCGAAGGTCGCAAGATCACGCTCTGCCGCTTCGCGGTCCCGCACCATGACGGAAAAGGTGACACCGGCATGGTCCCTGCGATACGCGGCAATCTGCTCTGGCAGGAAATAGGGCACCAGCGCCTGCGAACAGGCGATCGCGATGTGGCCCCGCCGCTCGCCGGACAGATCGGCCACCTGACTTTGGACCCGGCGCAGATCAGAGGCCTGCGTGCGGAAATGCTGCATCAACAACTCTCCGGCCGGGTTCAGGCGCACTCCGCGCGGCAGTCGTTCAAAGATTTCGGATCCGAACTCGTCCTCGAACCGCTGGATGCGCCGGTTCAGGGCAGAGGCGGTGATGTTCATGTCGTCGGCGGCCTTGCGGATAGACCCGGCACGCATGACCCCCTCGATATAATGAAAGTTTTGCAGGTGTTTCATGGTAGCCCCTTGCGCAGCGCTGCATTTTTTGCATCGCTTTTGTGAATTCTTAGCATTTGCGTGACTGGCCGCAACTGCGGACAAGGGCGGAATACTCCTGCGATCATCACGAGGATCCTTGCCATGACCGACATTCGGATGACGATCCCCGATCTGCATGCCGCCTACGCCAGTGGCGTCAGCCCGACCGAGGTCATCGGACAGGTCTTTGCCCGGATCGCCGCCGCGCGCGATCCACAGATCTTCATCACCCTTGCCGAACAGGACGCGGTGCTAGCCGATGCGGCGGCCCTTGGGCCGTTCGATCCGGCCAAGCCGCTGTGGGGCATCCCCTTTGTCGTGAAGGACAATATCGACGTGGCCGGGGTTCCGACGACCGCCGCCTGCCCTGCCTATGCCTATACGCCCGATCGCGATGCCTTTGTCGTGGCGCAGCTGCGCGCGGCGGGGGCGATCTATTTGGGCAAGACGAACCTTGACCAATTCGCCACAGGGCTGGTCGGCGTGCGGACACCCTACGGCGCGCCACGCAACAGCATCGACCCGCTGATCGTGCCGGGCGGATCGTCCGGCGGGTCCGGCGTGGCGGTCGGCCACGGCATCGTGCCGCTGGCACTGGGGACCGACACCGCGGGATCGGGACGCGTGCCCGCGGCGCTGAACAATATCGTCGGCCTGAAACCCACCCTCGGGGCCTTGTCCGCCACTGGCGTCGTGCCCGCCTGCCGGTCGATCGAGACGATCTCGATCTTTGCGCTGACCGTGTCCGACGCCTATGCCGCCTACCGCGTCTGTTGCGCCTATGACGCGCAAGATGCCTTTGCCCGCCACATCACGGCCCCGGCCCTGACCGCAGCCGCCCCGGCGCCGGTGATCGGCATTCCCAGCCCCGACAGTATCCGGTTTCTGGGGGACGGCGTGCAGGCGGCGTCCTTTGCGGACGCGGTAGACCTGCTGCGCGCGCAGGGCGCCGTGATCAGGGATATCGACTTCACCCCGCTCTACGATGTGGCGCACATGCTGTATGAAGGGGCCTGGGTGGCAGAGCGTTATACGGTGATCGCCGACCTGCTGGCCCGCGATCCCGACGCCATTCATCCCGTGACACGGCAGATCATCCGCAAGGCGGAGGATCTGTCCGCCGCCGACGCCTTCCGCGGCATCTACCGGCTGAAGGAACTGGCCCGCGCGGCAGAGCCGCTGCTGGACGGCATCGACATGCTGTGCGTGCCGACGATCCCGCGGTTCCATACGGTCGCAGAGTTGGAGGCGGACCCCGTCACGCCCAATTCCAATTTCGGCACCTACACCAATTTCGTGAACCTGCTGGATATGTGCGGCATCGCCGTACCGGTGCCCGCGCGGTCCGACGGACGGCCCGGCAGCGTCACCCTGCTGGCCAAAGCCGGTCAGGACGACCGGATCGCCGCCACCGCCCTCGCGCTGGAGGCAGCGGGCGGGCGCCGTCTGGGGGCCACCGACTGGCCATTCGTGGCACCGCCCGCGGTGGAGGACGCCTCGCCCGCGCCTGTCCTGCGCCTCGCGGTGTGCGGGGCGCATATGTCGGGTCTGCCGCTGAACGGGCAGTTGACCGACCGGGGTGCGGTCTTCGTCAGGGCCGCCCGGACCAGCGATGCCTACCGCTTCTACGCGCTGGCCGGCGGCCCGCCCGCGCGCCCCGGATTGGTGCGCGGTGCGCCCGGATCGGGCGCGGCCATCGCCGTAGAGCTGTGGGATCTGCCGCTGACGGCGGTGGGCGGTTTTCTGGCAGGGATTCCCGCGCCTCTTGGATTGGGCACCATCGCGCTGGACGATGGCACCACGGTCCAGGGCTTTCTGTGCGAAGCCACAGCCACCCAAGGCGCGACCGACATCACGGCAACCGGCGACTGGCGCAGCTATCTTTCGGCGCACGCCGCAGACGCCCCGGCCTGAAAAGATCCCCCCCTGTCAGGCGCTCAGCAGCATCCCCTGTATTCCGCGGCGATGGCATCTTCGATCTCTGGCCAGAGGGCGGCAAGCGCCGCCGTCCCCGGCAGCCCCGCGCGCACCTGCGTCCGCAAGTCCGTGTGCAGGCGGTCAATGTCCACACCGGAGGGCCGCCCGTCCGACAGAACAAGCCGCCCGCCCGCATAGATCCGGCGGATCATGTTGCGGGTCGCGCGTGTCATGACGAAGTCGCGCGGATCGACGGGCATCAGTGCGTCCGGATCCAGCAGATCCAGATCCAGCAGCAGCAGGTCCGCCGGCATTCCTGGCGCCAGCACGCCACCGGGCGGCAGACCCAAGCCCGCGCGGCCGGTCGCACAGGCGGCCTTCAGCGCGGTCTGCGGCGTCATCCCGTCGGTCCCGAAGCCCGGTGCGCGGTTCAGAAAATGGAATAGGCGCAATTCGCGCAGCGCATCATCGTCGTCGTCCAATGCGCAGCCGTCCAGTCCCATCGCAACCTGAACACCCGCCGCCTGCATCGCGGTCACCGACGCGATCCCCGACGACAGATGCAGGTTGGACGAGACGTTGACGGCAATCCGCGCACCCGCCCGCGCGATGGCCGCATACTCTGCCGCGCGGCCATAGACGCAATGCGCCAGCGTCAGCCGCGGGGATAGCAGACCGATCCTGTCCAGCATGGCGACAATGCCGTCGGGATAACTGCGGTCGGCCCAGTGGCGCTGCGGACGGGTTTCCAGCAGGTGCATGTGCACACGCCGCCCCGTCCGGGCCGAGGCGTCGGCAATCGCCGTCAGCAGATCCATGGAACACCACTGCACGCCGGTCGGCCCGTATTGCACGTCGACATGGACATCCATGTCGGCCACCGCCGCGGCGACCTCGTCCACCAGCGCGATCTGATCGGCCACCGCAAGCGGGGCCGCACCCCACGTCTTCTGCACCATCTGTGCCGCGTCGGGGCTTAACCTGGACAGCACCGACGCGTAATCGCCGTAAACCAGCGGATTGCGATCCCGCATCGCGACGGCAAAACCGATGGAGATACCGACATCCTGTGCGGCGCGTGCGATCTCGCGGGCTTCCTGCGGCAAGGGTCGTTGGCCCATCGCACGGGTCAGATGCACCATCACCGCCGTCGCCCCGCCGCGCAAGGAACGCGCAAACGCCGCCGCCGCCGCCGTGTAAGGATCGACCGCCGGCATGGTCGCCAGTTGCGGCAGCCAAAGTTCGAGCGGCTTCAGCGCGGCACCGAACGACGCGCTCGACAAGGGGCGCGCGTGGTTGTGGGCATCCGTCACCGCAGGCATCGCCAGCAGCCGCGGCGCCACCCCCGCCCATGGACGGATGGCCGCGATCAGGCCTTCCTGCAACACCATTTCGACGGGTCCGGAAGAGTCGTAGTCCGGCCCCAAAAGGGCGGTTGTGACAGCGATGGAGGTGATTTCTGACATCTCGGACCTTGATCAACGGGGATTTGCGCCGGACGATAGGGCACGCGACAGGGTGATCATAGAGCGGCGTTTCGCAAGCGTCTCCTCGACTGCGGGGTGAACCGACGCCGCATGGCGAAAATCCAGTGGCCCGCCGATGTCGGCCGACACAGAATGAACGGTGTGACCTGACAGCGATCCGTCGAGAAGGCCGCTGCGGATACTGACCGCGACACCAGCGTTCAAGACCTGAACCGGATAACCCAGCGAGACTTTGGAGATCCGGGCCTGCCCCCACTCCAGCAACATCAGCGTATGGGCGCGCAGGACCTGCCCGTTGTCCAGCTGACAGAGCTCAATAAGGGCCGTCAGGTCGGAGGTCTGGCTAGGCTTCAGTCCCTGTGTCTTGCCGTCGCCACGCCCGGAACCGGGCCGTGGTGGATGACAGCGACGGTCCGCCCCGCACCCTGTAAATCGGAGCAAAGTTGCCTCGGAAGAGCTCGAAAAGACGATTAATAACAGTGGCTTATTATCGTCCATTTAGAAGTCCGGGCAAAGATGCTACGAAAATCGGGGTAAGATCCCGCGGACTGGAACAAGACGAAAAAAAGCTCGCCGAGGCGAGCTTGGTGACTGACAATTTCTGGAACGTTCAGGCGCGGTTCAGGCGGATTTCTTCATCGCGATCAAAGAGCGGACATCGACTTCAATTGCTCCGATGCCAACTTTATCGAAACGGCGAAAGCCCTGAACCTTGCCATCGAGAACGTCGGCGAACAGGTCTTCGAAGCGTCCAGCACCACGCTGGCAGGCGTAAGAAATCGGATGAAATTCACCAGCGGTCGTTTCGTCCAGCACCGGCAATTCGGTCACCTTATTCAGAAGTTCTTCGAGGTGCGACCGGGCAAAAACGACATGGCGAACTGACCCGCGACCGGTCCTCGGAATCAATGGCTGCAAAAGATCTACGCGATAAAGAATTTCCACTTGGTTCTGGGTGGCGCACAGATATGCGGGGACATCCCGCAACGGAATGGCGGTTGCAAAGGCTTCGATCAGGCGCACGCTCTTGGCAGCCTCGAACACCATGGTCCCGCTCTCCACTTCAGTCGCATCTGTTGGAATCTCACCAAGCTATTTCAGGAGGCGCGATAGCCGTGGCCTTTCGACGCCGACGGCCGCGGACAAGCTATAAAGGGTATGGTATCGCCGTTGTGTAATTTCGACGCCAAGAACCCGCGTGCCGGGCTCAACTGCGGAATGCTTTACGATGTGGTCGCGCAGGATATCACGGATCGGACCAGGATTGATCGCATTGCACCGGCGATCAAGCCAGTTGAAAAGCCTTCCATAAAAAGCAAGTGGACCAGCCTGCACCGCGGTGGCAGTCGAGGTTTGACGGATGGTGTCAAGCGCCTCCTCGATTGCCCCGGGGCCTTCTGTGTAGATTGAGAAACCGCTATCCGTTGCTTCTTCAGTTTCCTCGGGTGTCAATCTCGTGATGGCAACATTATGGCCGTGCTGCAGGATCCCGCCGAGCATTTCTGACGCGGCGAGCACCTGTTCAATGGTTTGACCGTCCAGCCACTTATTTATGCCGGCCGTTGATCTGTGAATACGTGCACGAAGCCACGACAGATAGTCCGGCGTTTTGAGCTGCTGCCGGTTTTGTGGACACGAAGATAAGATCGTGACCATTGAACTGGAGAGTGGATATGACGAGACGGAAGTTTAGCCGCGAGTTCAAGATCGAGGCGGTAAGGCTGGTGACCGAGCGAGGCGTTGCGGTCGCTCAGGCGTGCCGGGACCTGGATCTTGCGGAGAGCGTGCTGCGTCGCTGGATGCGGGAATTGATGGGAGCGCCTGTTGCGGCGTTTCCCGGCAATGGCTTGCAACGCGCAGAATTGGCCGAGATTGCGACCCTGAAGAAAGAGGTCGCCAAGCTCAAGGCGGAGCGTGACATCCTAAAAAAGGCGGCAGCTTACTTCGCGCGGGAAGCGACATGACGTTCGCTTACGTGGCAAAGCATCGGCACATTTGGCCGGTCAGCTGGATGTGCGCGGTGCTGGGCGTCTCCCGATCCGGCTTTCATGCCTGGCTCAGAAGGCCGATAAGCGAACGCGCGGCTCAGGATGCAAAGCTCGTCCAGTCGATCGACAAGAGCTTCAAGGCCAGCGATCGCACCTATGGCGCCCGCCGGGTCTGGCGTGACGTTCTGGAAGAAGGTCTCGCATGTGGACTGCACCGGATCGAACGCTTGATGCGGCTAAATGCAATGAGAGCGCGGCCCAAACGCCGCGGGAACCCGAAGGATGACGGCGAGCGGTCGGTCATCGCCGACAACATCCTTGACCGCGACTTCACAGCAGACCGGCCGAACCAGAAGTGGCTTGCCGACTTCACCTACATCTGGACCGCAGAGGGCTGGCTCTACGTGGCGGTCGTGCTGGACCTGTTCTCCAGGGTTCGCCATTGTGCTTGAACCAATGGCGCATCAATGGCTCACCGTCGGCTGGTCCATGAAGGCGGAACGGGATGCTTCACTGGTCATGGATGCGCTGATCCCTCTCATGGTTTGCCAGTCATTCCACCGGAATGACCTGCAAACCACTGCCGGGCAGCGGATGGCCGTCTGGCGGCGCGGAAAGGCTGACGCGCTGCTCCATCACTCAGACCAAGGATCGCAATATACCAGTGAGCAGTTTCAGCGCCTGCTGCTGGACAACGGCATCATTTGCCGGGTGAGCCGTGCGGGCAATGTGTGGGACAACTCAGCAATGGAGAGCTTCTTCTCGTCGCTGAAGATCGAACGGACAGCCCGCAAGGTCTACCGCACCCGTGACGCGGCACGCGCCGACGTGTTCGACTACATCGAGCGCTTTTACAATCCGAGGCGACGGCATTCGAAGCTGGGCTATCTCAGCCCTATGGCGTTCGAGGACCGAGCTATGCAAACCTAACCCGGTGTCCACGAAACCGGCAGCAGCTCAGCCTAACCAAATGACAGGCCAGATCTTCCGCCAAAGCAATAACGACCGCCGTCTACCACTACATGCAGCCTTCAAAAGTAGTCTGACGCAAAATGTTGGGAACAATGTAAAGGTGGTTTACGCCAAAGCAGACCTCCATTTTCGGCGCAGCGAAGGTCAGCTTTCCGCCGATTCTGTTGAAAAACAACGGTTCGCTCGTGCAGAAAGTCAGGTGCCGATGAGGGTGCAAGCGCCTTTCTTATCAGGCCGGGCGCACATGCTGCGGTGCAGGAAGGATCTTGGCTAATTTCCGGAGATTCTGAGCGGTGGCGGCGAGCAAGAATTCGTCATTTGCGCCGTTCGGACCGCGTAATCGGAGCCGCCCCAGCCCCAGAATGCGTTTGAGGTGGGCGAAGAGCATCTCGACCTTCTTTCGGAGCCGCATTGAGACGGCGTATTGCTCCGTCTTGGCGATGTCGCGGGCAACCTGACGGGCATCTTCATGCTCTTCGCGGGTGATCTTGCGGGCGTCGGCATTCGGGCAGCATTTCGGCTTCGAAGGGCAGGATTGGCAGGTCAGCTTCAGGGCCTGATACTTGGCGACGCCCTTGCCGGTTGGGCCACGTTTCGGGTCGGAGTAATTGCGACGGAATTGTTTGAGGGTTTCGCCTTCCGGGCAGATGTATTGGTTGTTCTCGGCGTCCCAATCAAAGTCGGCGCGAGACCAGGTGCCGTCTGTGCGGCTCGCCTTGTCAATCACTGGAATATGCGGTGCGATCTTGCGGTCCACCAGCCAGCCGAGCATCGGTCCGGAGCCATAGGCCGTGTCCGCAATGATGCGCTCGGGATGCAGGTTGAACGTGTCTCTCACACGATCCAGCATGGTGCGAACAGACCCGACCTCAGCCTGCCGGATCGACCGGGTCGCTTCCACGTCAACGATCACGGCGTGGTCCGTATCGATCAGGTAGTTCGTCGAATAAGCAAAGAACGCAGGGCCCTTGCGAGCTGCAGTCCACTGACTGGACGGGTCTGAATGAGACGTGAACTTGGGCTCAACTGTTGTGGCTGCGCCAAAGGCGGCGTCATCCAGAACTTGGAGATACTCTCTGACGGCCCGCGGCGCATCGGCTGGATTTATGGCTTCAGGATGCCAGTCTTCCTTCGCCGTCGCGTTCTGCTTGTTGGCGTCAGCCTCGATCAGGCTTGCGTCTGCGGCGAAGCGCTGGCCGCTGACCAGACCTTCAGCGATGCACCGCGCCACGACCGTCTCGAACACGTGGCGCAACAGGTCGCTGTCCCGGAACCGGCCATGGCGGTTCTTCGAAAAGCTGGAGTGGTCTGGCACACGATCAGCCAGATCAAGGCGGCAGAACCATCGATAGGCGAGGTTCAGATGCACCTCTTCGCAGAGCCGCCGCTCTGACCGGATGCCCAGGCAATACCCAACCAGCAGCATGCGGATCAGCAACTCGGGGTCGATGGAGGGGCGGCCGGTATTGCTGTAGAACGGAGCCAGATACTGACGGATGCCGGACAGATCCACGAAGCGATCAATGGATCGCAGCAGGTGATCTTGCGGGACATGACCTTCTATCGAGAACTCGTAAAACAATGCGCCTTGCGCCTCTTGCCTTGGTCTCAGCATCGCAGATCCTCCGCCTCACTACCGAAAGTGAATCAGCGACCAGGCCCCAAATCAACAAGAGTTTTTCAACGGAATACGCCCATCTTGTCGACTGCTTATCAGCTCCAGCGGCGGGCGACATAATTGCTTCGGAAAGATCGCACGGCGGTTGTTCACGTCCCGGAACCTGCAAAAGACAGGTCCAAACGAAGAGACGCCCTAACCCATCGATAAAATCAAGTATAAATATATGTGCGCCACAGAGTGGACACTAACTTGTGTTTGATGGACAAAAAATGGCCACGAATGGCCATTTAATGCTGTGTTTTACAAACACCAACAGCTGGACTACTTTCAGCAGCCCTTTGAATAGCAGTAGTTGCCGCAGGTCATGCAGCCTTCAGCCATGCGCAGACTCTGTACTCGCTTATAGATCTGAGCGTTTCATTCTGAAGAAAACCGGAAGCTTAAGGGGGCTATCTGAACCAGCTCGTCGCATTCTACATTTAGTTGCCGCACCGATCGTGACCCAACACGTTGATGAAAAGTCAGTCTCGCAGGATCTTTAGCCCGATTCCGAGACAACTTTGTCCCGATTTACACCCTCAGTGGGTCCACACGCCTCGCCGGTGAGTCGCAAAGTTTTCGCCATAGCCGCCGGGACGCACGTTGGCCCGACGGGTCTGGGGTTCGGTCACGACCGCGTCAATCCCGTGGTCCTTGGCATAAGCCAGCGCCTCTTCTTTCGTCTCGAAGGTCAGCCGCACCTGGCTTTGGGTATCGGTCGAACTGGTCCAGCCCATCAGCGGGTCGATCTCGCGCGCCGAATCCTTGACGAAATCCAGCACCCACACGTGGGTCTTGGCCGTGCCGGAGGACATGGCCGTCTTGGCGGGGCGATAGATGCGGGCCTGCATGGGACGAACTCCTGTTGAACCGGGGATGTTATCGGCAAATTGCGCGCCAAGGGCAAGAGGAACCCTACCCCATCAGCCCGCGTTGGTCAGCTGAACCCAGACCAAAGGACGACCCATGAAATTTCTTCCCCTGATGGCCGCGCTGACCATGGTGCCGGCCGGCGCTTTTGCTGCGGCCCACGCCGAAATGATGCCGATGACCGCGACGGTCAACGGCACCGACGGGTCCAGCAAGGGGATCGTCACCATCACCCCGACCGAGTCCGGCGCGATGCTGGTCCAGATCGACCTGTCGGGCCTGCCTGCGGGCGACCACGCGATCCATGTGCACGAAACGGGCGACTGTGCGGCCGCCGATTTCACCAGTGCTGGCGGCCACTTGGCCGACGGTCATGACCACGGCGTGATGGCCGCGGCTGGCCCGCATCCGGGCGATATTCCCAACATCACCGTGGCCGAGGATGGCACGGCGAAGATGGAATTTTTCAACGCGATGCTGACGCCCGAGCTGATGGGTGACGACGACGGATCGGCCATCATCGTGCATGCGGGCACCGACGATTACAGCAGCCAGCCCGCTGGCGACGCGGGTGACCGCATCGCCTGTGGCGTGTTCAAGTAATCAGAACGCCCATTCGCCTGCGCGCATCACCGGGACCACTTCGCCGGTCCGGGTGATGCCGTCGATATCGACGGCATCCGATCCCATCATCCAGTCGACGTGGACCAGAGACTGGTTGCCGCCCTT from Loktanella sp. M215 includes the following:
- the atzF gene encoding allophanate hydrolase, with the translated sequence MTDIRMTIPDLHAAYASGVSPTEVIGQVFARIAAARDPQIFITLAEQDAVLADAAALGPFDPAKPLWGIPFVVKDNIDVAGVPTTAACPAYAYTPDRDAFVVAQLRAAGAIYLGKTNLDQFATGLVGVRTPYGAPRNSIDPLIVPGGSSGGSGVAVGHGIVPLALGTDTAGSGRVPAALNNIVGLKPTLGALSATGVVPACRSIETISIFALTVSDAYAAYRVCCAYDAQDAFARHITAPALTAAAPAPVIGIPSPDSIRFLGDGVQAASFADAVDLLRAQGAVIRDIDFTPLYDVAHMLYEGAWVAERYTVIADLLARDPDAIHPVTRQIIRKAEDLSAADAFRGIYRLKELARAAEPLLDGIDMLCVPTIPRFHTVAELEADPVTPNSNFGTYTNFVNLLDMCGIAVPVPARSDGRPGSVTLLAKAGQDDRIAATALALEAAGGRRLGATDWPFVAPPAVEDASPAPVLRLAVCGAHMSGLPLNGQLTDRGAVFVRAARTSDAYRFYALAGGPPARPGLVRGAPGSGAAIAVELWDLPLTAVGGFLAGIPAPLGLGTIALDDGTTVQGFLCEATATQGATDITATGDWRSYLSAHAADAPA
- a CDS encoding LysR family transcriptional regulator, with amino-acid sequence MKHLQNFHYIEGVMRAGSIRKAADDMNITASALNRRIQRFEDEFGSEIFERLPRGVRLNPAGELLMQHFRTQASDLRRVQSQVADLSGERRGHIAIACSQALVPYFLPEQIAAYRRDHAGVTFSVMVRDREAAERDLATFDSDLALVFEPVHLVDFEVIAHCPQVIHAIMRRDNPLAAQSDVRLRDCLDQPHILPSSAYGVRALMEVAAARGTRPLRPSVESDSFDFMRHYVLHENAVSFQIPIGLQLAPDDRIVSRPLSTRDVPAGNLLLGQQRGRTLPVASARFAQRLTRALDRLSLA
- a CDS encoding ABC transporter permease, translating into MDPVDIGLWGVPLAILGGAIRVSTPFIFVSLGECLTERSGRINLGLEGTLVFGAMSGYAIAYQSGNPFVGVLAAALAGACFGLLHGWICKFKGVNDIAVGIAMMLFGMGLAFFFGKPYIQPQAPDLPAIPLGWWSSVPQVQAALQVNVLFIAGGLLAVAMAWMFKSTRVGLIVRVVGDSTDAARAMGLDPDRVRLLSTAAGGALAGVGGAYLSLYYPGSWTEGVSSGQGLMAIALVIFARWNPINCFWAALLFGGAGALGPALQSVGVTEGYYLFFAAPYVLTLALLILTSSPDRALQGAPLELSLTK
- a CDS encoding ABC transporter permease translates to MPRAEGVAIPLGALAAGFAAFSLFLLLVGKSPAEFFGLVWKAGFSSAFSWQNTLSRVSPLVLAALCVALPARLGLVVIGGEGAIVLGGLAAAVTGTAVAGWSAAPGMIAMALAGMAMGGLWIGTVGALRIKRGVNETISSLLMAYIAIALLNHFVEGPFRDPASLNKPSTAPLVDALKVGDMPFLGAHWGVLAGVLACVFSWILIERTTLGFAARIAGDNVRAAQVQGLPVGKLVIGFTALGGAFAGLAGYYEVAAVHGSANASLIAGYGYTGILVAFLARHNPLAILPVAVLLAGFEASSGLIQRRMDLPDATILVFEGMVFIIILLSEALYGHLRLFTAAYWEGR
- a CDS encoding BMP family ABC transporter substrate-binding protein yields the protein MPKMTPLNRRRFLGTSAAALGAMALSGFARPAMAQEALTVGFIYVGPKDDFGYNQAHAEGAAAVKAMDGVTVLEEENVPESQDVQNTMESMINFDGASLLFPTSFGYFNPHIIELAPKYPDIRFEHCGGLWTEGNPTNAGSYFGYIGMGQYLNGIAAGHASKSKKIGFVAAKPIPQVLNNINSFLLGARAVDPTITCQVIFTGEWSLAVKEAEATNALADQGCDVITCHVDGPKVVCETAAARGAFVCGYHADQSALAGDLYLTGAEWNWASVYTDMVAKTMAGETIPNFVRGGLADGFVKMSPLGPANSDAARAQFEAVKAEIMAGGFAVYKGPLMDNAGKEIVSGGTELVETDVALESMDYLVDGVLGSTS